CGTCTGTCAGTGAAGGAACAAGCTGTGCTTTGGTTACCTGCGTAATGGTAATCAGCCAAGGGATGGCCTTGAGGTGTCGGAGGCCCCCCTGAGAGCAACATCTCCAGAGCCTCCTGCAAGACCAAAGGGGAAAAGGCTTTAGCTGCCCCACCACAGTGAAAGGAGCCAAAAAACATAAACCCTGCCTTTCAGCCACTTTGCCTCTTCAGGGATTCAGTCCACAGGATCTCCTTTAGGTCAAACCTTGCGATTTGCTGTCAGTACCTTTGATCGTGCTCCCCAAGAGTGGCATGTGTCTCACCAGCTGCATGATTTTACTCCTCCTGCACCTAGAATTGCCATGGGTTGCCAAGGCTTTTGGGAATTTCCCCTCaatccaccccaaaatgtcTTAGACAGCCCAGATCTCCAGGAGATTTGCAAGGCAGCAGGATGCGGGATGCTCCACCGGTGCCTGCAGGAGAGATATTCTCCCTGCTGGAGGCATTTGGGCTGAGCCCTGACACAGGTGGAGGAGACCCAGCAGGCAGCAAGTGCTGCGCTTCTTGTTGACGCCCTTCTTCAAAGAGCAGCCAGGAAAGGCTGTCCCAGTGGGCAGGCCTTATGAATTCTTCCCTGTGCCCTCTTCTCTGTGCCCAAACAGCCGCTTCTTACCGGAACGCTGCCGCGTGCCtggtgcaggcagtgcagggcgAGCTCCAGGTtagctgctgccctgggaaagCCACGGGAGCTGGCCATGTCCAACAGCTCTCTTACTGCAAGCACAGCAAAAACCCACTGCAAGTCAGGCTTGAGCCAAGAAAGGGGAAAGGTTGAGATCcaagggagaaggaaagcacAGGAGCTGTAGGCAGCAGGTTGGAGAGCATGAAAAGGACAGCAAAGAAAGGGGCAGCAGAAGCAAAGGCCCATGTAGCGCTGGCTCTCCCTTCATAGCAGCTTTTGGAAAAGGAAGGGGGTGGGGCAAAGTCCTTCCTTCCGTTGGCTAATGCCCCTGACCAAGTTGGAGATCAGGAAAGTtgctctttttcctgctctgctgcacaaaCAGAGCATTCTCCATGCCTCTGACACGCCCACACTGCAAGGTAGGCCAGACAAGAAGAGAAGCAGAGCATGCAAAATGCTGCCTTTTGACCATAAAAGGAGCGTTTGAGACACCAAAATATCTTAGGGGTGGAAGAAATCTTGACAGCTACCTCTGTCAGGTTTGTCCATGTCAGAGTCATCTTCCCCCCAGGGCTTCCAGACCAGGGATGCAGGCTCTTCATCGTCACTGGGTGGTCTggtctgcagctcagggagctcgGCCTGAAAGTCACTGCCAACATTGATGTGTCtaaaagcaagaaggaaatggAGGTAAAAAAGGCAAGTGGTCAAGAGACACATGCCGTGGAGCCACGGGCTTGAACCAATGCCAGGGTGACTCTGAAAGAGCAGTTCTGCTCCTGGCCATTCCTCAAGTTTGCCATCCTTTCATGCCTATGCCAAAACTCACGGCTGAATGGGGgctcttgctttccttttcattgtGCCTCTCCTTTCCAcctgaaaaagatgaaaagaatgCTCCAGATAAGAATCATTCTGCCCCCATGTGTCAGTAGCCTTCCTTCTCAACCGCATCATTGCAAAGCACAAACTCCTCTGTGCCAAGTCCCCTCTGTTTTGCAATTcctgtttttcatttggaaCTTCCGAGGCAGGACaccccagctggctgcagcacctTCAAGAGGGGAAGCAGGAGGTTCATGGACTGCTCCCTTCCAGTGCTGGGACCCGTGAGAAGACCCAAAGGAATGGCAAGGGAATTGTGCCAGGGGAGTTTTAGGTTGGATATGAGGAAAAGCTTCTTCAGCCACGTGGTGGGtgggcactgaaacaggctccccagggaaggggtGAGAAGACCAAGCCTGCCAGAGCTCAAAAATTGTTTGGCTACTGCTTTTGGTCACAGGGTGTGATTCTTGAGGCTGTCTCCTGAAGGCCCAGGAACTGGATGCAAGGACTtctgtggatcccttccaacccagaaaATTCTGTGATACTGTGATTGTGTTCTTGAGCAACACCACACAAGATGGTATTTCAGGTCTGCCTCTGAGTGtgaggcagagccagccctaCAGGCATTGAAAAACATTGATAAATATACACCAGTATCTCTAGAGAAAAGTGATCTAAAGCAGGGGGCAAAGAATAAATTTATAAAGATATATAAAACATAATGTATCTGTAAGTGAGGAAAGTTTCTAAGTATATAGGAATGGCTTAAATCAGACTGGTTTTTGTAGGTGAAAGCCAGTATTGGAGGACAAGCCTGTGCAACTGCTTGCATGCCCTGACCAGCAGGGATCACAGAGGAGAAGTCCcatctttctggtttttaaagCTTTGGAGGAGGTGTGAGCAGAATCAGGGCCCAACAGGATTCTTTGAGACTGAAGCCCTGAACTTCTCAGGAATGACCAGTTTGTGGTTTGGGGTCACCACAACATAGTTTTGGGACTTCAACACATACCAAGAACTTCTAATCTGGCCATTGGGTTATGAGAATCTGAAAGTGCCCCGTGAAAGCTCTCTAGGTGCTCTAGGGAAAGGTGTGTATTTCCACTGGAGGCATCATTATTCCTAGAGAAGTTGGAGCCCGCTGTCATGTGTAACCTCGTGTGGGGAAAGTGAGCACAGCCCATGTCTGTCATGGTCGGTGGgacaggcagctggagctgctgcctttctgtGAGCGGTTTGCGGGCAGACAGGGATGTCCTTACCTTGGACAGTCCCAAAGTGCTGTTTGGGATGCCTGGTGGCTGATGAGGAGATGAGGATGTGGATGCAGAGGCCAGATGTGGCGCTGAGGCCAGAAGGTCTctggccagggccagcccaggagcagatgctgcagctgctgctccagcgTTGCTCCACCAGTGTTCCACCAACGGCCGCAGGAGCAGGAGACAACGACGGTTGCTATGGGCACAGCCCAACATTCCATGCAGAACCCCAGGGCACCCAGGGGACCCAAACAGGGATGGGTCACCTTTGCCTCGTTCACTGCTTCTGCTGCAAGTTCGCTCTGCGGACCTTCCCGCTGGAGCATTTCTCGTCCATCCTCTGGAcagggccattagcagaaaatgactcgctggaggaaggatggattgtgaaaagataaagaacactgccccacctggttccagtggatggcccattagcagaatatctcctatggagataaggatcactgctccacctggtcacaacaaatggtgatagaatagatacttttggtcacatcctatATTGCAACCCGAgacacagaggggatgggaaaAGTTCTAGAATCTGTTGTACAGcgatttttttcagcaaaatcaTATTAGCCCTAAAAGTATTTAACTGTATCTCTGTCCTTACaatctgagaaatattttaaaaccatatGGCCAATTCTGTGCTGTCTGCTCAATTGCAGAGATCTGGGAGTATTTGATGAAGATGGGTCTCCAAGGACCATTTTGTCAAGTAAGATTTTACATCTCTTTTGCTGTATAATCTAAGTGGGTGTTGAACACCCCTCTATTTGAGGCAGATCCAATAAGTGGTAAAAAGCTAGACCctcaaagaaacattttgaaagcagaTAGCTGAAGAACACAGAAATCAATCAGTATTTCTAAGAGACTATACAGACTAACTAAAATAGTcacaaaatgtttcaaaaacttttaaaatgctgaagaatCTCCTGTATTTCTGCCATGGTAACTCTCTTTCAGGTCCTTGTCATCCTGCTGAATTGGTGTGCTTGGTTTTTACGAATgaaaaaatctggggaaaacaTAAAGCCTCTCTCTTGCAAATAGAGCTATTCCAAGCACCAGCTGAGCGTGAACAGCCTGGAGGTGAACGTCCTTCCCGGGCACCAGTCCGGCAATGGCAACAGCATCTACAGCTGCCAGCCATGGAGAGCCcgtgctgcccacagcagaatGACCTGGGCAGCAAGGGCACAAAGATGACGCTCCTCAGCAGAAGATATCGAGCTTGTGCAAAAGAAAGCTCTAATGGATACCCTTCCAGTGACTGTGAAGATCCTGGAGGGAGTCCAGTTCATAGCAATGCGGTTCTGGAAACAAGATGAGGGTGAAGAGATATGCAGTGAGTGGAAGTCTGCAGCTTCTGTCATAGACAGATTATGTCTGGTTGCATTTACACTTTTTGCCATCATTTGCACATTTACAATACTCGTGTCTGCTCCAAATTTTATAGAAGTTGTTTCAAAGGATTTTGCATAAGGTTTTCCAAGATGACCATGATAATCAAAAAGTGAATATGGCCGGTATTTTTACTAGATAATTTAACTCAAATAGAGAAGTGTACTTGTATGGGCTAACATACACAGAAGgggattaaaataatttcaggacataatttttcctgatgttaGTGATTGTAGTCACTGAATAGTAAATATATTGAACTTTTTAACTTACTCCATAGACTAGTGCCACGAGTACTTAGGTCATGATCTGTGATAAGTCATAGACACGAATTCAATACATGAAAATACTACAATATATTTATTGCAAGTTAACACTAGTATCAATGTCTTACTTTGAATTTGTGAACTTTTGAATATTGTTCATTTAAATTATCATTGAAGACTATAGGTTTTGcataattttgttgttttcagtaTGTTTGTGTTTTATAATTACTGTTTGGTGTGGCTGTGACATGCATTTCTCAGATTTGGAAGACGTATCTCCACAGTCTCATAATGCTGTATATtgtatttgcaaaaataaactgTCATCATATTAGCTCAAGCTAGCAGAatgactggatttttttcttggtaattTTGTTACAAATGTATCTTTCCCATAGAatcacttttgttttgttttgttttgttttgttttttttaattaggaaataTTGATTGTGACATTGGAAAGAGAATTCTTTCTCCTTGATGACAATCATATATATAATTTACAATGCTTGCTTAACTGTTTCTGTCACCTTGAAATTCTACGTATTTTAAAACACCACTGCTCTCTTGGAGGACACTTGCTAACCCTAATATTGACTAACTCTGTGCAATTAGGGCAGAATCTTGTGTCTCAATAATATCTAGGAAATGGTCCACAGATTTAATTTGGCTCATATTTCCTATCTAGTCTATACCactaaagtaatattttttgaaaattctaTTAGTACAGTCTCATTTCCATGTGGTCACTAAGTTTTGTTAAAAGCAGTGTATAAAAGACTAAGTTTATTTTGCTAAACTGTAATGTATCAATGTTTATTATCAATTATCTGTCTCTAAATTATCTCTAATATAATTTCTATATGTTAATAAAACATAATTGCATTATGCCACTTCCTGGAATATAGTGGGGAAGCACTATTCTCAGTAGCAGCTTTTTCTACCCAGTACTGTGGGTAGGAATGACACCTGTGttgcatgattttatttttcctaatgaTCACAGCAGAGCTACAAAAGAACATGGTCTGATGTAGACACCTTTGCTTTTTAAGGTAACACAGCATTTCTCTGAATGTTCACTAGAAGAAAATAacctcttttcttctctgtcagACTTTCAACTGCCTGTTCTTGTAGGGTTagtaaaaaattaacatttcccCTACCTGCACAATGGCATCCTTCCCATCACCATTGCAGAGAAAGTTGATCATGATTTTACTCAACAGGAAGTACTTCCATCTAGAATGGATGGTGAAGCTGGTAGTACTACAGATTGACCAAGATGCTACTACTTCTTTAAGGAAAAGGTCCCTCGGCTTTTCCACTATGGCCTTTATTAGGTGGTGATGACTTTCTTTAAACAGACACTTCAGTGTTTTAGTGTAAAACCTCTGTAGCAGTAGGATTAGATCATCACAAATATGGATTTATCATACTTATTGGAGTTGTGTTCAGAAAAGCACCTAGGGAGGGGAACCTCAGAAGGTCCTGACTACAATGACCTGTTTTATATTTCActtagtttgtttttgctggTTACTTCAGCTCCAGGTGCAGCTCCAAGTGGTAACAATGGCTGATGGTACAATCCCCCACTGGAAATTTAATCCGTATTTCAGAGAGATCTCCTCTTCTTCACAGGAGCACTAGTGCTCTAAGTAACTCTTCCCAAGCCTGTAGGAGAAAACTCCTGATTCCAGGTTATTTCTCCTGcccattttcctgcttctgcttACAAAATTGTCCTTGCTGAGGTACAAAATGTGGTTTTTCTGAGGAAGAAGACTAATAAACTTTGCCTTGGATCACCATACGCGGCTCCCATCCTTTCCTCCAGCGCCGGCTGAAGCGGGGACTCACAAAAGAGCTGATCACTCTGCCCAGGAGCGAGGATGTGCCTGTGCCTCTGTGCCATCCTTTTCAGGATGCTTCCCAAGAAGGTCGTGGCACTCCACCATccccacagaaataaataaaagcaaaacatttagGGTTTGAAGGCTGAAATGCCTTCCCTTTTGTGAGGTTCCTCTTGGCAGAATTTGGAACAAAAATTTTGAACTCTGTTAAACACTTGGTGAGGTTACATCTGGGTTAAGAGATTGGGCTGAGCAGTGATCCTCTGGCTGAAAGGCTTCCCAGAATTACATACCCAGGTTGAAATTAGCTGCTAAACAAGGGTTTctaggtttgtttgtttgtttttttttcttgatggcAGACTAAGAAAGAAAGGACGTGAAACATGCAAAACTCCAAGTTTCAATGTAGGGTTAAAAGAGTGGCTGTGTttcaagcatttttaaaagctgcctAATATTAACTTGCAATAACAGAATTCAGTTTCCCTAATAAATTATTAGCATATTTATTGCTCCTTGATCTAGCATATAAATGAATCTAGTAGTCTCAATCACTTGAAAAGCCCAACATATGACAAAGCAAAATGTCAGGATTACTAGCTGATTAAGTGTGAGTAAAGAAACCTTTCTGGTGATAATCATGATCATTATTAGCAATCAAAGTCTTAATCATGGCACAGTTATTTTAATGTTGGGAACATCTTGATCATGTCACAGACAcaattttggaaaagaaagtttACTATTCTTCGACACatagagattttattttatgaacaAAAGCCTCTGAGTTGTTACAAAGGCTGTCAGCACACTGCCCctgtatattttcatttaatggaAGAAACTGATGAAAACCCTCCCAAGGAAAACTTAGTTTTGACACAGACCAGATAGACTTGGATAGactaaaggaaaaatgtgttggggaaaaaaacaaacaaaactgaatgcTAGTAAAAAAACTAAACATGCATTCATTTCGATGGCAAGCTCTAAAAAGAGatgttattgaaaaaaaaaaagtagaaaattcaatatttttgatTCTCAGAACACATTCTTGACTTATACAGACATTATATTTTCTTGGACTTTTAAATCCATTTATCAGAGAAAACAGGATCTAAATTCCAGACCAAGTAGAGGAATACGGTACTGTGCCTTTATGAGTATCTACTTCCTcatatagaaaattatttttgtttaaataatttgcatATTTATACAACATATACAACATATACAACATCCAGAAAGGTGAAGTATTCATGAAGCAGTATAGTGAGTTctaatcaaaataaatttaaagatcATATATGTGACATTCTTGGCTTTCAGGCACATGACCTTGCATTCCAAATTTTTCAAGCCACATATTCAAGGATAAAACATATAAATGGGAAAGCATCCTTAGAAATCTCAAAATACTTTTACTGTCTGCATCCCTGAAGGTTAAAGCTGTATATTCAGCTATTTTTGTCAAAAAATAgcacagggaattttttttgacagaaatttaatgtcaaaaaaaggaattaaatgatctttttctttgagaaaaaagcatgacagtaaaagaaaatggcaaaaagtCTCCTTATAATGTTTTGTGAAATTGCCCAGGAGAAAAAGTAGTCTGGATGGTACTTCAGGCAGAGATTTCTGAAATCTATATAGTACAGTGTTGTGGTAGGGCAACTTGTGGTAAAAAAagggtgaagggttttaaactACAAGAGAAGAGTTAAAGAAGATgttggaaagaaattatttatggtgagggtggtgagacactggaacaggtttcccagagaagttgtggatgcccgatccctgaaagtgttcaagaccaggttggatggtgCTCTGAGACATCTGGTCTGGTgcaagctgtccctgcccatggaagaggGGTTCCAACACATATCATTCCATGATCCTATGGGTCCATGGTTCAATGATCCTATGTCAGTAGACACTAATCTAACCTATCACTCTGCATTCTAGCAAAGGTTTAGATTTCATCTTTTGTGCACTCAAATCTTTACTTTCTAGCACAAACAAATGAAGGATTTGAACAGAAAAATGGAGTTCCAAACAAATCCCTGTCACTGGTAGGTATCTCCTCTGGTTATGGATTGCTGAATTCTATGTAAGCAGATCAGCTTCACAATTCTTCTACACTTCCAAATAACTCTCTCAGAGCAACAGATGGATTTCGATAAATGAGAAATCTGTGACCGTGTGCTGTTGTTTAAACCCAACCAGCAAgcaagcagcacacacagccgTTCTCGTTCAATGCCCCACCAGCAGGCTGGACTGTGCAGagaattggaagggtaaaagctggaaaactcacAGATGGAGAATAATTCCGTTGCATAGGGAATGCAGAAGCCACGTGCAcaagcaaaaaccccaaagaactCACCAtttcccatgggcaggctgGTGTTCTGCgtctccaggacagcagggccccCTCAAGCCTCACAGGGACTTGGCAAGACAAATGCCGTAACTCCAAAtgtcccctccttcctccttcttgtGCCCAGCTTGAAACACTGAGCAGGATGTCAGAGACTCTGCAAGAGCTCTTTGGCCACCTGGggtcccctgccctggcagtgtctcctcccagcctggcacgCAGCGTGACCCCAGGCAGCTCTGTCTGGGCGGCTCCTTCCCTTGTGCTGGGTGCCCAGCTGACACAGGCTGTGGCTCACGCAGGTCAAACTGCCAAAGTTTTCACTCCCTCATGTTGGCCGTGGTTCCCGTGGCAGACTCATGTACCCACTGGACACTCATCTGCGCCTGAGCCTGTGGAGAAGCCTGGCTGCCTCCCCCTCTGCCCAGAGCAACACAGACACTCCCAACTTTCCACAGGAGCTGCAACGCAAGCACGGccacagcagcatccccagcagtgacaccgctgctctgctcccttttgccctgctctgctcctctcttcaCAGCTAAAAGCTTCAAAGAAGCTTGTGGCCTGGAGGCAATGAAGGGAGAAGACCTCTGCCCACTTCCAAACTGTCCCAAAGCCCATCCATGGGTCTTGCCAAGTTTTAGAAACAGCTGACCATGAAGAAGCAAATTTAGAGCTTGTTCACAGGCTCACAGAACAAAGGGAAGCTTCCAAACACAGTGAAGGTTTTATAGTATTTATTTGGACTATCAATCTAAAGAAACTACAAACTACAACAAACAACAACGGCCTCTTGCAGGGCTACTATCTCCTGTTGGCCATATACCGCTGCGCTGCCACGATCAGAGGTATCAGGTTGGAGGTCAGCTTGGCTGAGGTTACAAACGGATGCTGcccaaagagaaagagaagaaatgaacTTCTACTTCCCTCACAGGTTGAAACAGCCCTTCTCTGCCTGCCAGAAAGGTACAGAAATGAGGGCATTCTCTGCACCTCTGTCTCCACGTCCCTGCTAGCACAGGCCAACGTGGTTCACAATCCCACAAACGCATGAAGCCAGATGTCTTCAGCTTCAGGAGATTTGGTCCAGGTGACCTTGAAAGGCTCTTCCCAAGCCATGGCAGGCCTGCACTctccttgcttttcctttgaaaagccCCCAGACTGGAGATTCTTTGGAGCAGGGCCCATCTGACGCCGCACACTTGAGCAGAGGAGGAGCCCCTGGCAGcgggcagctggcacagcctgcagccactTTGCCTTTTACCTGCAGAAGTTCCTGGGCAGACCAGCGCCTGTCCTCGTCTATCtccaggcagcagtgcagaaagtCTCGCAGCCAAGCGGACTGCTGCCTGGGCTTCGGCAGCTTCGGGGTGCCCCTGGTGCTTATCAGCTGTCGAGCCTAGAGAAGAAGGAAACGCCACACTCTACCTGTCTCCTTCACACCCAAAACTGCTCAGTCACATCCCACTAGACAAGCTCCACTCTCCAGTGGCACTTTCCTCCCTGCCAGAGGGTGGCAGGTGCCTTTCCTACCCCAACAAACAGAACCCAATGCcagaagaaaccaaaaccagtcAATGTGCAAAGGCTCCTGCCTTGAGCCCTGATTCGATTGGCTGAGAGAAATAGGAGCAACTCCATCAGCAAAAGCACACTTTGCTTCTCTGAGGACTGACACCAGCTCCTCAACCCATTTGGAAGAGGGACTTTGGTCTTACTCTGCTATTCCCAAGGATTCTTCCAAACAATGCAGCTTTGGCGCCACTCACAGCTCCCTTAAGTCAAAGCTTCCATCAGGAAAGGGCATCACAGTTTTTAGGGTTCTTCACAATTCAAtggcaaggggaaaaaacagggcAAGAAGCACAAGAGACTATGCAGCCCGCAAACTATGGCCTTCAGGTGTTACCAAGCTTCCCAGGCAGAAGAATGGGGGCAGATTTGGTTAGAGTGACAGGAGGAAGTGGGAGAGAAGTTGCAGCGCACCGTGCGGGAGCTTTCCATCAGGTAAGGAGGCGCTCCTTCCACCATCTCAAAGCCCACGATGCCCACCAGATATCCACTTTGGGGCCGTAGTTCTTCCTGGTGAAAATTTCTGGCGCCATCCAGTAAGTCGTGCCGACAGCTGATCTCCGTTTGCTCTGCTCAGCCGTCAGCTGAGCAGCGAGACCAAAATCagctaaggagaaaaaaacactcTGATCAAGCCAGCGTGAAttaggaaagcaaacaaaagaattcCCCACTCTGCCAATGGCCAAGGCGGCAGCGTGCAATCCAGCTGCAAAAGGGGCCATCCTGGCATTCCTTAGGCCTGCTGCTGAGGGAATACGCGATTGGCCACTTGGCAAAAGCCCCCAGTTTCCCACAGTGGCTTCCCCTGAAGCTTGAGACTGTAGTTGCCTTGCTTGGCAAGGGACACACACAGGCCAAAGCCCCTCCCGACACCTTCTTCCCTGCCACACCGCCTTGTGCCTGTGCTCTGCGCttgcagcagggcagcctgcactgccacagGCACTGCTCCTGGGGAACTGGCAGTCACTCAaaggcacccccagccctcagcccagcacagctgagcctggcCAACAACACCCACCCAACTTGACAGATCCGTCCAAGCCCAGGAGAATGTTGTGGCTTTTGATGTCTCGGTGGATGACTTGCTTGGAGTGAAGGAAAGCCAGGCCTTGCAGGCactgagggaggaaaaagaaacgTGAGCCTAGGAGTCCCACATCAGATTTCATCCCACAAGCAGGGAAGCGGCACATCTGCAAGACTTACTTGCTGGGGCAATGTGAGCCATGGCAGGAAAGGCTGCTGGCAAGGGCAAGAGCTTGCTGCTCCAACACGAGGACTGCAGTGCCTTTCTACGTGGGGCTGGCTTCAgtttggaaagagaaagggCACTTGTTCCCCTGGCCAGCGCCCTGCAAACGCAGACGGAAGGAGCACTGCCACAGTGGCTGTGCTCTCTCCAGCCAGGCAACAGCGGATGCTTTGCCAATCCCACTTTGAGTGCAAGGCTCTCCTTtgaggctgagctctgtgagAGTCCTGTCAGTCTCTCTTAGTCTTTGCCATTCAGTTCACATTGTGGCACCAGCACGTTTGCTCTTACGGGGACAGAATGCAGTGcctgcaggatgcaggcagGTGTTTTTAGTGAggcaaacacaaacaaacacactAGAAGAAGGGCCTGCATGTTGGAAGGCACTTCAGATGCTCTTGTTCCTGCCAGTTGTgagagagaggcagaaagaaaGCTGGGAAGGTGAAATCAATCCTCTCCTTATCACCCATCCCACCCAAGCCACGGGAAGCACAAGTGCCGTCCCTTACCTCCCGAGAGACAACTGCTATCTCTCCTTCTACCATCCTGGCCTCTGTGATGACATCGTATAAGGAACCTCCGTCCATGTGTTCCATCACGAGCCAGAGTTCCCCGTGCACCAGGTAGCTGAAAGGAGGAAACAACAGCCTGGAAACGAATGTGCCTGCACGACCTGATGGATTCTTGTTTCCGTCTCTCTCTCCGAGGAAGACAGGAGGAAGGGAATAGTCATTCACTAGGCTCTACAGGGCTTGATCTCTGTGCAGTCTGAAAGACTGCTTGGTATCCACACCAATGCAACAGGCCGAGGGAAATAGAGTCTATGGGGATTTGTCAGCACTTCAGAAGcttgggaaaaaaccaaacaaaccatcAAACctcaaagcaaacaagaaaacatgGAGGGAGCACAGGAACTTTGAGGCTGTTGGCTCAGTAAAAGAGGCCCAAGTCCTGGTCTTTGAAAGCACACTTTAAACTAGGTATGCCGGGAAAGATAAACGCAGCCTCAATGCAATCTCCTCCCAAGATGCTGTAGATCAGCCCAGAAACAGGAATGAACAGCTCCACCCTCTGCCAGCAGGCAAAGGAGGGATTGAACCTCTGGCTTGAAAGAGGTGAGTGACCCTTCATAGCACAAGAGCAGAACCACTCGCCTGTCTACGTAGTTCACTACGTTGTTGTTCTTATTGTCACGCATGACCTGGATTTCCTTCACACATAGTTTGTTGCTGTTGTCTTGCAGGAGACTGATTATCTTTATGGCCACCTAAAACGACA
This is a stretch of genomic DNA from Catharus ustulatus isolate bCatUst1 unplaced genomic scaffold, bCatUst1.pri.v2 scaffold_107_arrow_ctg1, whole genome shotgun sequence. It encodes these proteins:
- the LOC117011319 gene encoding LOW QUALITY PROTEIN: serine/threonine-protein kinase PAK 3-like (The sequence of the model RefSeq protein was modified relative to this genomic sequence to represent the inferred CDS: inserted 1 base in 1 codon); protein product: MRDNKNNNVVNYVDSYLVHGELWLVMEHMDGGSLYDVITEARMVEGEIAVVSRECLQGLAFLHSKQVIHRDIKSHNILLGLDGSVKLADFGLAAQLTAEQSKRRSAVGTTYWMAPEIFTRKNYGPKVDIWXGIVGFEMVEGAPPYLMESSRTVRCNFSPTSSCHSNQICPHSSAWEAW